ACTCTAACACCAGGAGTCAGATAGAGCTGGGCCAAGCCGCCAAGGTGCGCCCGCAGCGTTGCTCCAGAAGCGGCGGCTTGCGTAGCGCTTTCTAGTTCCCAAACTCGCCCTCGTTTTTCTTGTGCGCAGAAAGCGGCCTGCCGAAGGCTGACCGGAGTGAAGTACCTTTACCCGACGTCATCAGTGAGGCACCGGGCCTTGGATCTCGTGGCGTCATCCAGGACCAGCTGGCCTTACGTGTACGTACAAGTTGTATGTTCCGCAGTCTCCAGAAGGAGAAAGCGGAGAAAAGTCAGCATCGTTTGCGGAGAACTGAAGAAGAGTCGTAGAGCCGCGACGCCCGAGCACTCTTGGAAAGCGATCGGTTTCCACGTCCCAAATCCAACCCAAGAGCCGCGAGCGAGGGCGGATATGATGTCGCAATCATTCGGGCGTGCGCTCAGTGCTCTCTCCCTCAAAACTTTCTACGGCCTGGATTTCCATGTTCCAGACCCAAGACGATTCAACGAAGGTTCCTTCCTTCATTCCTCGGCGGCGTGGCGACCGGCAACGGCGAGGGATGATGCTCCGCCGCACAATCGTGCAGTTCGCGCGAAATCTACACTGTTCCTACGGCTGTTAACGCCTAGCTCTCTCTCTCGATAGCATGTTTTGAGTTGGGAAACGAGACGAGCACAGCGTGCAGGTTCTTCTTCCTCGAAGTTCCTCTGCTGGTTGCTACCCAAAACCCAAGAAGGTTCCTTACCATGCACACCTATGCTATGGCTAAGCATCTTTCGATCGAGCTGTAGCAGCGACAGATCGAGACCACTATACCCTTCCTTTTTTtaacagaaaaaggaaaagggcgaGGCAACGCCAAACAGTAGCACGGGTTGTCTCATTTTGCTTCGGCCTGGCGACTTTGACGGCAGGACGGGGACGTGGTGGCTCGCTCGCCTGGAAAGTTTTCTCCGTCGGCGTCGACCTCTGCTGGTGTTGGGCTTGAGTGTTTGACGGTTTGACCGGGAAATTAGAGGTAGCTGTGTATGAGAGCTTGTGACCGGTGACGCTGACGCCCCAGCGGGCCACGCGAGCGACCCGGGCGCTTGACTCGTTGACTGCCACCAAGCAGCCACGGCTCACTGGATCCCTGCCCGCGCGAGCAAACGCGTCCATGTACCTGCAGATTTCAACAGTGTTACCTGCAGTTTCCTTCTCCGGGTGGCCAGTCGGGCAACCAGCAGGATTCACCCATCGAACCTCATCCATATTGTTTCTAGTAAGGTGGTGTAGGGGAGATTGAGgtgtcctgtcacatcggatatttgatactaattagaagtattaaacatagattaattacaaaactaattgcacaacctctaggctaaatcgcgagatgaatctattaagcctaattagttcatgatttgacaatatggtactAGTAACCAttcgttaatgatggattaattaggtttaatagattcgtctcacgatttagcttaggggttctgctatgagttttgtaattagctcatatttagtcctcctaattagcatctgaacctCCGATGTGACAATGCAcgattcgcgagacgaatctattaagcctaattagttcatgatttgacaatatggtgctacagtaaccattcgttaatgatggattaattaggtttaatagattcgtctcgcgatttagcttaggggttctgctatgagttttataattaactcatatttagtcctcctaattagcatctgaacatccgatgtgacagtgcACGATTTCAGTGCCACAAAACCTAAAACTGGGTGCACGATTTCAGTGCGCACCTGCCAGTCGATGAAGTCCAGGGCCACActgagcccttgtttacttcacctccaactcccaactttggcactatgcaaaaagaagattccccatcacatcaaacttgcggtacatgcatggagtactaaatgtagatgaaattaaaaactaattgcacagttttgttgtactttgcgagacgaatcttttgagtctaattagtcaatgtttggacaataattcacaaatacaaacgaaacgctacagtgtgctacagtgtcagcacagtaatttggcacctcccaatttgaccaactaaacaaggcctgaaaTACCGCACCAGGCATCTGGAACTGGAAAGCTATTCAAGATTTCAAAAGCCAAAAGTGCAGGTACGCAACTGGTCAGGTCTTTCTCGTCCCCACGGCAAGCCGGCCAGGACTCCATTGGCAATTTGGAACTGTCGGTTGTTACCGTACGACGGCAAAGATCTCAATGCAGGATGTGTAAACAAACCAACGAgatgttctgtttttttttttttttggtagagaggaaaaagaaaagctatTGCTACAAATGGGATTCGATGCTGCAAGATGGGAGACTTTTGGAAAGGAGAGCAAGCACGTGAAACCAGGTGCAGATACTGAATAACCAAGGAGCATACGCTATTCTCTACAAAAACAAAATCACGGTACTTGCCAAAAGTTACATAAAAATTTTCCACGTAAAAGTCTTCCTATGACTGATGTGAATAGAAGGAATACACTTAGAGCTCAGTTTCTGAATAAACTAGGACGGAAACTGAACCTCTGGTTTTGGGCAGTGAGGATACAAGTAGTTCTGGTTCAATAGGTTCCTTAGACTCCAAACAATACTTGAGAATGGATTTCAAGCATCGCAGAAAAAGAAGGGAACCAAATCACACCTCTGATAATCAACTCACATTCGATTTAGAATGCCAACATATTAAGCTGAAAGGTACATCCATTCATTTATTGGTTTTATAGAGTAAACATCTCTTTGTTTCTTTGTCATCAGACTTAACAGGCACTGGCACCAGCTAATGGAGAAATCAAAAGGTCTAACACTAGTCCAAGGAAAGAAGTCAAAAGGTCTAACACATGTCCAAGGAAAGAAGGTTTAACACCCATGCTAACGCTGGCACTTACAAAGACTGATAACAGATGACTGATTTCCAAACAACAAGCTTGTCTTTGGAACAACTGAAACTACATGCATGGTTCCGCAAAGGGTTAAAAAGCAACTATTATGAACTACAAGGCTGTAGCTGTATTTAACTGAGTAAACAGCGGAGCACCATTTTTTTCAAGAGAGGGCCAACATAGCTAACAGATGGTAGATTAATATGTTTTCTTATACTAAATCCTTATATACAGGTCAGAACAAAATTTATATCACAAGGAATGATGAATTGTACCTCTCCCAAATTTCTGAAAATGGCAGATTTCAGACCATGGATATAGAATGACAAGAGTAAACTGAAGTGATGAATGTGTTATTGAATTTTAACAGTGCCACTTATTTACCTTTAAGTTCAGTTTAGGCATTCCACTATTCCAGTTGTTTGCATTTCGCATTTCTTGCCTCCGCCTTCTTGTTGTGGCTTCCACTTGAACAAGCACTTGGTTCAGTGGCAATTACTAAGAAACAAGTATGTCTTGGAAACAAAATGAACTACAGGCATCATTGCGCCAAAGTTTAAACACTACTATTATCCATTTATCTGCCACCCAGTCCACTCAAAACTCGAGCTACTACTCTACATGACTTATTCCTTAAAAAGACAAAAAGAAAACTCTACATGACTTCATAACAACTGAAATATTTTTTGTAATGAAAAGGTCAAGATGTCTAACAAAGATGTTAGGTATTCATGCACGGTCTCTTGAAACACAATCCTTACATATAACACTATGGATATTTATATATCAAGATATGACTGATCATACAGTTCAAATCTTAGAACAATAACCTGAACCCCAGCCGTGACTCGTGATGACTATACACACATTTCTGTCAACTATAGTTTTGCAAATCTGTGATTTTTAACATTCACCAGAGGATTAATCTTGTAGAATTTTCAACATTATCATGTAGGTTCCTCAAAAGTGTGTTCTACTGATGTTCTCGGTAACAAAAATCAGTAGGGCACCTCAAAAGACAAACAGCTTTGCAGCTAGATATTATAAAGAACTAGCATTTGAGACTAATAATTCTATCAACCAAAAGCTTAAAACAGCTCAATTTACCACCGTTCCCTTGGTCTGCCATCAGGAAATACAGGAACAGCTGCCCTGCCATTGGCAGAACCATCAGTGTTTTTCATAGTAACCTCAACTTCTTGTGGACTTGAGTCATCATCTGCAAAGTCTGGCGGCGCGTCATCATTCTCACCAAACCAACCATCGCCCCATTGGTAGCCACCATCCGATTTGCCACCAGAAAGTTCACTAATAAAATCTTCCATATCTGACAGTCCCTCATCTTCATCATATTCTTCGTCACTTCCTTCATCTGACAATCGCACAGCTCCATTGGCTCCCTCAGCTTCCTCACTGGTCCTAGCCCCACCTCTTCTAGGGAAACGCGGGACAACAACGAGAGCCCTCATTTTCTCCTTAAGCAGCACCAGCTTGTTCTTCTCAACCAGCTGTGAGTCCTTGTATGCTTCGCGGAGGAAGACTGAGTCCCTATCCCCTTTGAATGATACATAAAACATGTCTGGGTGACGAATGATCATGCCCCGCAAGGATTGCGAGAATCGGAACTCCTCCCTGAAGTGCGTCAGGTGATCCACCAACGTGCGCTTCTCAACTGTTAAGCTAAGAATCTCATGAACCACTCCGCAAGCATGCTTCTCCTTCTCAGCAGACCCAGACCGCAGGTGCGAGAAGTCAGCATATGGCGAAATATATGGCATTTCCTTGAACTGCCCAATCCTGCGTGCCTCTCCCCGCGTCAATTTCAACCCCTTGGGCAGCTTCACCCGGTTGAACTTGAGCGGCCTGTCAATTATCAAATTCCTCTCCTCAGCTTCCCTTGCTCGATTCTCCTCCTCCGCGAGCTCGGCCGCAGACACCGCCAGCTCGGGGTCCCAATGGGTGAGCTCCAGCCCCGGCCCTCGGTCCATCCGGACGATACGGAAGTACTGTGGGTACCTGAGGCAGA
This sequence is a window from Setaria italica strain Yugu1 chromosome III, Setaria_italica_v2.0, whole genome shotgun sequence. Protein-coding genes within it:
- the LOC101786548 gene encoding protein ROOT PRIMORDIUM DEFECTIVE 1, with the translated sequence MDAKLLLPFPSPPAALHPAAAAVPKSLFLGASLPLHPRAPPPFPLRLRPRPALVVAQAAVKRRKEVPFDNVIQRDKKLKLVLKLRNILVAQPDRVMSLRDLGRFRRDLGLTRKRRLIALLKRFPGVFEIVEEGVYSLKFRLTPAAERLYLDELQLKNESEGLAVTKLRKLLMMSQEKRILIEKIAHLKHDLGLPPEFRDTICLRYPQYFRIVRMDRGPGLELTHWDPELAVSAAELAEEENRAREAEERNLIIDRPLKFNRVKLPKGLKLTRGEARRIGQFKEMPYISPYADFSHLRSGSAEKEKHACGVVHEILSLTVEKRTLVDHLTHFREEFRFSQSLRGMIIRHPDMFYVSFKGDRDSVFLREAYKDSQLVEKNKLVLLKEKMRALVVVPRFPRRGGARTSEEAEGANGAVRLSDEGSDEEYDEDEGLSDMEDFISELSGGKSDGGYQWGDGWFGENDDAPPDFADDDSSPQEVEVTMKNTDGSANGRAAVPVFPDGRPRERW